One genomic segment of Rhabdothermincola salaria includes these proteins:
- the fni gene encoding type 2 isopentenyl-diphosphate Delta-isomerase has translation MTDGDGVARAGTRVGAQGAATAKDRKRQHLELVLDGASQHARDAGWGDVHLVPRVLPGCSVAEVDLRTSFLGATLRAPVMIAGMTGGFPDAGHLNATLGEAAAELGLAVGVGSQRVALIDASVRDSFAAVRRHAPDAFVLGNVGACQLIDQDGTPGLTPADLARAVEMVGADALAVHLNVVQELVQPEGDRSFTGLLEGVAGAVAASPVPVVAKETGAGMDRQGATALVASGVAALDVGGLGGTSFARIERDRAAALGDEHAARLGEVFADWGIPTAASVLETRTLGVPVIATGGVRSGLDAARALALGATLVGVGRPAVEAAQRGTAALVRYLEGFLDELRAALVLAGASAAGQLGSPVLSGFTLEWARQRALL, from the coding sequence GTGACCGACGGGGACGGCGTCGCGCGAGCGGGCACGCGGGTCGGTGCCCAGGGTGCGGCGACGGCCAAGGATCGCAAGCGCCAGCACCTCGAGCTGGTGCTGGACGGCGCCTCCCAGCACGCCCGCGACGCCGGGTGGGGCGACGTCCACCTGGTTCCCCGGGTGCTCCCGGGCTGTTCGGTCGCCGAGGTCGACCTCCGCACGTCCTTCCTCGGGGCCACCCTCCGGGCCCCGGTGATGATCGCCGGGATGACCGGTGGCTTCCCCGATGCCGGCCACCTCAACGCCACCCTCGGGGAGGCGGCCGCCGAGCTGGGGCTGGCCGTGGGCGTGGGGTCGCAGCGGGTGGCCCTCATCGACGCCTCGGTCCGCGACTCCTTCGCCGCTGTCCGGCGCCATGCCCCCGACGCGTTCGTGCTCGGCAACGTGGGGGCCTGCCAGCTCATCGACCAGGACGGCACGCCCGGCCTCACGCCCGCCGACCTGGCCCGGGCCGTGGAGATGGTGGGAGCCGATGCGCTCGCCGTGCACCTCAACGTGGTGCAAGAGCTGGTCCAGCCCGAGGGCGACCGATCCTTCACCGGTCTGCTCGAAGGGGTGGCCGGAGCCGTGGCCGCCAGCCCGGTCCCGGTCGTGGCCAAGGAGACCGGTGCCGGCATGGACCGCCAAGGCGCCACGGCGCTGGTGGCCTCGGGAGTGGCCGCCCTCGACGTCGGTGGCCTGGGCGGGACCAGCTTCGCCCGGATCGAGCGGGATCGGGCCGCCGCCCTCGGCGACGAGCACGCCGCCCGTCTCGGGGAGGTGTTCGCCGACTGGGGCATCCCTACCGCGGCCTCGGTGCTCGAGACCCGGACGCTCGGGGTGCCCGTCATCGCCACCGGAGGGGTGCGCAGCGGTCTCGACGCCGCCCGCGCCCTGGCGCTCGGCGCCACCCTGGTGGGCGTGGGACGTCCCGCCGTGGAAGCCGCCCAGCGGGGCACGGCCGCCCTGGTGCGCTACCTCGAGGGGTTCCTCGACGAGCTGCGAGCCGCCCTGGTGCTGGCTGGTGCGTCCGCTGCCGGCCAGCTCGGATCGCCGGTGCTGTCGGGCTTCACCCTCGAATGGGCTCGCCAGCGCGCCCTGCTGTAG
- a CDS encoding AIM24 family protein — protein sequence MAIHADFTEFKETTGADPFTLQNKKLLKVFLQYGPVKARIGSMVAYQGDASFGHAGSGGMSGYLKQKVTREGVPIMDVTGSGEVFLADQAAEIQIIYLENDSIWCNGSSVLAFSGSIGYDIKAIGGTGAMAGGRYNVVLTGTGYVAITSDGPPVVLDVASAPTFVDPQAVVMWTNGVQMSLKSDVNLKTLIGKSSGETFQMAFSGEGWVMVQPSEGVERGAGTKSGLGF from the coding sequence GTGGCGATCCATGCCGACTTCACCGAGTTCAAGGAGACGACGGGGGCCGACCCCTTCACCCTGCAGAACAAGAAGCTGCTCAAGGTGTTCCTGCAGTACGGACCGGTGAAGGCCCGCATCGGCTCCATGGTCGCCTACCAGGGCGATGCCTCCTTCGGGCACGCCGGCTCCGGGGGGATGAGCGGCTACCTCAAGCAGAAGGTCACCAGGGAAGGCGTCCCCATCATGGACGTCACCGGTTCCGGCGAGGTGTTCCTGGCCGACCAGGCGGCCGAGATCCAGATCATCTACCTCGAGAACGACAGCATCTGGTGCAACGGCTCCAGCGTCCTCGCCTTCAGCGGCTCCATCGGCTACGACATCAAGGCCATCGGCGGCACGGGCGCCATGGCCGGCGGTCGCTACAACGTGGTGCTCACCGGCACCGGCTACGTGGCCATCACCTCCGACGGGCCCCCGGTGGTGCTCGACGTGGCCAGCGCCCCCACCTTCGTCGACCCCCAGGCGGTGGTGATGTGGACCAACGGCGTGCAGATGAGCCTCAAGAGCGACGTGAACCTCAAGACCCTCATCGGCAAGTCCTCCGGTGAGACGTTCCAGATGGCGTTCAGCGGCGAGGGCTGGGTGATGGTGCAGCCCTCCGAGGGCGTGGAGCGGGGCGCGGGCACCAAGTCCGGCCTGGGCTTCTAG
- a CDS encoding YaaA family protein: MARTPLVLLPPSEGKAAGGSGRPWAPGSTSFPELDDARRQLIAALATAMDRPEPARRKLLGVKGAALEAATGANRAVAAAPTRPAIERYTGVLYDALDAGSLPARERRRLREQVVVFSGLWGLVQPGDAIADYKLKMGAVLPPFGRLSTWWRPAVTEALAPRVDGRVVWDLLPQEHRAAWAPTTAQSDGAPRTVITVRFLDETSPPGAEGADRAFTTVNHWNKLLKGALVRHVLTHQLRDPDGLARFTHPEGYVYDPSLTEDAAGHLAVALVRPAR; the protein is encoded by the coding sequence ATGGCCCGCACCCCTCTCGTCCTGCTCCCCCCGTCCGAAGGCAAGGCGGCCGGAGGTTCCGGCCGCCCCTGGGCCCCCGGCTCGACGTCCTTCCCCGAGCTCGACGACGCCCGTCGCCAGCTGATCGCGGCCCTCGCCACCGCCATGGATCGACCCGAGCCGGCGCGCCGCAAGCTCCTCGGGGTGAAGGGCGCGGCGCTGGAGGCAGCCACGGGAGCGAACCGCGCCGTGGCCGCCGCCCCCACCCGCCCCGCCATCGAGCGCTACACCGGGGTGCTCTACGACGCCCTCGACGCCGGGTCGCTGCCCGCCCGCGAACGGCGCCGCCTCCGAGAGCAGGTGGTGGTCTTCTCGGGGCTGTGGGGCCTGGTGCAGCCGGGCGACGCCATCGCCGACTACAAGCTCAAGATGGGCGCCGTGCTGCCCCCGTTCGGGCGCCTGTCGACGTGGTGGCGGCCGGCCGTCACCGAGGCGCTGGCGCCCCGGGTCGACGGCCGGGTGGTCTGGGACCTGCTCCCCCAGGAGCATCGGGCCGCCTGGGCACCCACGACGGCGCAGTCGGATGGTGCCCCCCGTACGGTCATCACCGTGCGGTTCCTCGACGAGACGTCCCCACCAGGGGCCGAGGGCGCCGACCGCGCCTTCACCACCGTCAACCACTGGAACAAGCTGCTCAAAGGGGCGCTCGTCCGCCACGTGCTCACCCACCAGCTGCGCGATCCCGACGGCCTGGCCCGGTTCACCCACCCGGAGGGCTACGTCTACGACCCGTCGCTCACCGAGGACGCCGCCGGGCACCTGGCCGTGGCCCTGGTCCGTCCGGCTCGCTGA